The following are encoded together in the Sphingomonas insulae genome:
- a CDS encoding DUF3253 domain-containing protein: MTDPRTAALSLLARRAPDATICPSEVARAIAPDWRSAMAAVHAAIDELVQDGLVRLSWKGQPLATRSGPYRIARRDGD; encoded by the coding sequence ATGACCGACCCGAGGACCGCGGCGCTGTCCCTGCTCGCGCGCCGCGCACCGGATGCGACGATCTGCCCGAGCGAGGTGGCGCGCGCGATCGCGCCGGACTGGCGCAGCGCGATGGCTGCGGTCCACGCCGCGATCGACGAACTGGTGCAAGACGGGCTGGTGCGACTGAGCTGGAAAGGGCAACCGCTGGCAACGCGATCGGGACCGTACAGGATCGCGCGTCGCGACGGCGATTGA
- a CDS encoding glycoside hydrolase family 88 protein — MRSIKRLTMAAAGAATVAFALPAGVAAQGAPTFGMEPAWQVVPARPNLVFAPDRIPDRAAVLRAADYVAAAQIADMARHPLPLSTGGALDSAASNWVAATFYVGAARLARVSSQPETLRFLTATAEHYNYAMRGARSGKTMLNADDIAIGDLYQELYARRRQDGVLMPLQQRLDYSIPHLMRTEETPALVWWWCDALFMAPPVMARMSAITGDPKYLIAMDREWRRTAGLLWDKQQRLFFRDARFLDRTSANGAPVFWSRGNGWVLAGLARTIEAMPADFAGRNYYLDLFRQLAARTAELQGRDGLWRASLLDPAAFPEPETSGSGLLLYGIAWGVNHGLLPRNRYVPAVTRGWAALNRHVLPSGLLGAVQKTGDQPVATAATDVGLYGTGAYLLTAMEVADLARGAAALPVPQPQADSEQVIASTTPQPPAPRTVTGDAERARRAAEMTATAALAYDPAVLGRPATIEPLTPPTGDAARPRAIVHYAPERLDDILWENDKVALRIYGPALEAKEPPSGSGIDVWGKRVRWPFMQRQLRFPNYHVDRGEGLDFYDVGGSRGAGALGIWYGNKLWTSRNWATHRVLDTGGKVARFEVTYKPWPVDVVRRVWETRSFALPMGSHFTRMVSTLGSDDSKQPLVVGIGIGKRKTAAGTGRVVRDQANGRLTFHEPADPGHGAVSITVAADPATVVGFAQDADNYLMLVRVQPGTPFAYYTGYGWDRGLDVRSAADWDALVAGTRFDFDAGR; from the coding sequence ATGCGATCGATCAAGCGGTTGACGATGGCCGCGGCGGGCGCGGCGACCGTGGCGTTCGCGCTGCCCGCCGGCGTGGCGGCGCAGGGTGCGCCGACGTTCGGCATGGAACCGGCATGGCAGGTCGTGCCCGCCCGGCCCAATCTCGTCTTCGCGCCGGATCGTATTCCCGATCGAGCCGCGGTGCTGCGCGCGGCGGATTACGTCGCTGCGGCGCAGATCGCCGACATGGCGCGCCATCCGCTGCCGCTGTCGACGGGCGGGGCGCTGGATTCCGCCGCCTCCAACTGGGTCGCCGCGACCTTCTACGTCGGTGCCGCACGCCTGGCGCGCGTGTCTTCGCAGCCCGAAACCCTGCGCTTCCTCACGGCGACCGCCGAACATTACAATTACGCGATGCGCGGCGCGCGGTCGGGCAAGACGATGCTGAACGCCGACGATATCGCGATCGGCGACCTGTATCAGGAACTGTATGCACGGCGGCGGCAGGACGGGGTGCTGATGCCGCTCCAGCAACGGCTCGACTATTCGATCCCCCACCTGATGCGGACCGAAGAGACGCCGGCGCTGGTGTGGTGGTGGTGCGATGCCCTCTTCATGGCGCCACCGGTGATGGCACGGATGTCGGCGATCACCGGCGATCCCAAATATCTGATCGCGATGGACAGGGAATGGCGGCGGACCGCCGGGCTGCTCTGGGACAAGCAGCAGCGCCTGTTCTTCCGCGACGCACGGTTCCTCGACCGGACGTCCGCCAATGGTGCGCCGGTGTTCTGGTCGCGCGGCAACGGCTGGGTGCTCGCCGGACTCGCCCGCACGATCGAGGCGATGCCGGCCGACTTCGCCGGTCGCAATTATTATCTCGACCTGTTCCGCCAGCTCGCCGCGCGCACGGCCGAATTGCAGGGCCGGGACGGGCTGTGGCGCGCCAGCCTGCTCGACCCGGCGGCATTCCCGGAACCGGAGACGTCGGGGTCGGGCCTGCTGCTCTACGGTATCGCGTGGGGCGTCAACCACGGCCTGTTGCCGCGGAATCGCTACGTCCCCGCGGTGACGCGTGGCTGGGCGGCGCTCAACCGGCATGTGTTGCCGTCGGGATTGCTCGGTGCGGTGCAGAAGACGGGCGACCAGCCGGTCGCGACCGCCGCCACCGATGTCGGCCTGTATGGTACGGGCGCCTATCTGCTGACGGCGATGGAGGTCGCCGACCTCGCCAGGGGCGCCGCGGCCTTGCCCGTCCCCCAGCCGCAGGCGGACAGTGAACAGGTCATCGCCAGCACCACGCCGCAACCGCCGGCGCCGCGGACCGTCACCGGCGACGCGGAGCGCGCCCGGCGCGCGGCGGAAATGACGGCCACGGCGGCGCTCGCCTACGACCCCGCCGTCCTCGGCCGTCCCGCGACGATCGAACCGTTGACGCCCCCTACCGGCGATGCCGCCCGTCCGCGCGCGATCGTCCATTATGCGCCGGAACGGCTCGACGATATCCTGTGGGAAAACGACAAGGTCGCGTTGCGCATCTACGGTCCCGCGCTGGAAGCCAAGGAGCCGCCGTCCGGCTCGGGCATCGACGTGTGGGGCAAGCGCGTGCGCTGGCCGTTCATGCAGCGCCAGTTGCGGTTTCCCAACTATCACGTCGACCGCGGCGAGGGCCTCGACTTCTACGACGTGGGCGGCAGCCGTGGGGCAGGGGCGCTCGGCATATGGTACGGCAACAAGCTGTGGACGTCGCGCAACTGGGCGACGCACCGCGTGCTCGACACCGGCGGCAAGGTCGCGCGGTTCGAGGTGACGTACAAGCCGTGGCCGGTCGACGTCGTCCGCCGCGTCTGGGAAACGCGCAGTTTCGCGCTGCCCATGGGATCGCATTTCACCCGCATGGTCTCGACGCTCGGTTCCGACGATAGCAAGCAACCGCTGGTCGTCGGCATCGGTATCGGCAAGCGCAAGACCGCCGCCGGCACGGGCCGCGTCGTCCGCGATCAGGCGAACGGTCGCCTGACCTTCCACGAACCCGCCGATCCCGGCCATGGCGCGGTTTCGATCACCGTCGCCGCCGATCCGGCCACGGTCGTCGGCTTCGCGCAGGATGCGGACAATTACCTGATGCTGGTCAGGGTCCAGCCCGGCACGCCCTTCGCATATTACACCGGCTACGGTTGGGATCGCGGGCTGGACGTGCGCAGCGCCGCGGACTGGGACGCGCTGGTCGCGGGAACCCGGTTCGATTTCGATGCCGGTCGTTAA
- the nirD gene encoding nitrite reductase small subunit NirD has translation MTGEWLDIGWVDEIPVRGSRTVQVTGGDDIALFRTGEGKVFALLDRCPHKHGRLSQGIVHGGAVACPLHNWRISLTTGEALGGDKGCTPVIPVKITGGRVLICRTGALQAAA, from the coding sequence ATGACCGGCGAATGGCTCGATATCGGCTGGGTCGATGAAATCCCCGTGCGGGGCAGCCGGACGGTACAGGTCACCGGCGGCGACGACATCGCGCTGTTCCGCACCGGCGAGGGCAAGGTCTTCGCCCTGCTCGACCGCTGCCCGCACAAGCATGGCCGGCTGTCGCAGGGCATCGTCCACGGCGGCGCGGTCGCCTGTCCGCTGCACAATTGGCGTATCTCGCTGACGACCGGAGAGGCGCTGGGCGGGGACAAGGGCTGCACGCCCGTCATCCCGGTCAAGATCACCGGCGGCCGCGTCCTGATCTGCCGCACCGGCGCCTTGCAGGCGGCGGCGTGA
- the cobA gene encoding uroporphyrinogen-III C-methyltransferase — MPHDAIAPGTVWLVGAGPGDPDLLTRKAERLIQAADIVFYDALVGPGVLDLLPAGVERIGVGKRSGRHSKDQGTIDNLIVAAARAGKRVVRLKGGDPSVFGRSTEEIRACAAAGIAVHVCPGITAASAAAASGTLSLTLRGLARSLTFVTAHARQGEPLDLDWTALARPDATLAVYMGRAAAGEIARKLMQAGLAADTPVVIAVNVSLPDERLIRGRLDALSFLVRAIGSTDPALLLIGAAMAPSAEVPSPSPSPSSSTVTAHALTG; from the coding sequence ATGCCGCATGACGCCATCGCCCCCGGCACCGTCTGGCTCGTCGGCGCCGGACCCGGCGATCCCGACCTGCTGACCCGCAAGGCCGAACGGCTGATCCAGGCGGCGGACATCGTCTTCTACGATGCGTTGGTCGGTCCCGGCGTGCTCGACCTGCTCCCGGCGGGCGTCGAGCGGATCGGCGTCGGCAAACGATCCGGCCGCCATTCGAAGGATCAGGGCACGATCGACAACCTGATCGTCGCCGCCGCCCGCGCCGGCAAGCGCGTGGTGCGCCTGAAGGGCGGCGATCCATCCGTATTCGGCCGGTCGACGGAGGAGATACGGGCCTGTGCCGCGGCCGGCATCGCCGTCCACGTCTGCCCCGGCATCACCGCGGCAAGCGCGGCGGCGGCATCCGGCACGCTGTCGCTGACGTTGCGCGGGCTGGCCCGATCGCTGACCTTCGTCACCGCGCATGCCCGGCAGGGCGAACCGCTGGACCTCGACTGGACCGCGCTCGCCCGTCCCGATGCGACGCTCGCGGTCTATATGGGCCGCGCCGCGGCGGGCGAGATCGCGCGCAAACTGATGCAAGCGGGCCTTGCCGCGGACACGCCGGTGGTCATCGCGGTCAACGTCTCGCTGCCCGACGAACGGCTGATCCGCGGTCGGCTGGATGCCTTGTCGTTCCTTGTGCGCGCGATCGGCAGCACGGATCCCGCCCTGCTGCTGATCGGTGCGGCGATGGCCCCTTCGGCAGAGGTGCCATCGCCATCGCCATCGCCATCGTCATCGACGGTGACGGCGCACGCGCTGACCGGATGA
- a CDS encoding nitrate reductase encodes MTGIRTTCAYCGVGCGILATPTGARTATIAGDPDHPANRGRLCSKGTHLGETIGLDQRLLTPMIGRRRASWDKALDLVAKRFRDTIAQHGPNSVAFYVSGQLLTEDYYVANKLMKGFIGSANIDTNSRLCMSSAVAGHVRAFGEDIVPARYEDLDAADLIVLVGSNTAWCHPIVYQRIQAARAARGTTLVVIDPRRTETADEADLHLAIRPGTDVALMHGLLAWARAAGVVDDAFLAAHVATPAGFWDGFEEGSDLWSTARTCDVAPDDLRRFFDLFAATPRTVTIFSQGVNQSLAGTDQVNAILNVHLATGRIGKPGAAPFSITGQPNAMGGREVGGLATTLAAHMDFAPDNVARVGRFWAAPNMATRPGLKAIDLFRELGHGRIKALWVMATNPAVSMPDAGGVREALARCPFVVVSDVIADTDTSVHAHVRLPAAAWGEKDGTVTNSDRTISRQRAFLPLPGDARPDWWIVTQVARRMGWKTAFAYDRPAEIWREHCRLSAYENDGSRLFALPGHAAGGNAAYDAMQPFRWGGTPFADGRFPTPDGRARLVPVTQKPLVAPLAEWPMTLNTGRYRDQWHSMTRTGLSPRLARHREEPLVEVHPDDAARLALQDGGLARVATAQGDSLFRVAVVATQRAGELFTPIHWTDRTATGGRTGLLPRPLADPISGQPGFKSTPARIAPVATAWRGFVIVAGELAARPACLWATRIAVPCGTAWDLAGNGDAARLDALLPAGERLEAIDGARGTRRIAILQHGRLAAALFVTRDGKLPPRDWLVAQLAEAQAAPTLLAGRAPGKQVDRGPIVCACFDVGLATILAAIAERRLTDVAAIGTALKAGTNCGSCRPALAKLLQEGSTHAA; translated from the coding sequence TTGACAGGCATCCGCACCACCTGCGCCTATTGCGGCGTCGGCTGCGGCATCTTGGCCACCCCGACGGGCGCGCGTACCGCGACCATCGCCGGCGATCCCGACCACCCCGCCAACCGCGGTCGCCTGTGTTCCAAGGGCACGCACCTCGGCGAGACGATCGGCCTCGACCAGCGCCTGCTGACACCGATGATCGGCCGGCGCCGCGCATCGTGGGACAAGGCGCTCGACCTCGTCGCCAAACGCTTTCGCGACACCATCGCACAACACGGGCCGAACAGCGTCGCCTTCTACGTCTCCGGCCAGTTGCTGACCGAGGACTATTATGTCGCCAACAAGCTGATGAAGGGCTTCATCGGCTCGGCCAATATCGACACCAATTCGCGGCTCTGCATGTCGAGCGCGGTCGCCGGCCATGTCCGTGCATTCGGTGAAGACATCGTGCCGGCGCGCTACGAGGACCTCGACGCTGCCGACCTGATCGTATTGGTCGGCAGCAATACCGCCTGGTGCCACCCGATCGTCTATCAGCGCATCCAGGCCGCCCGCGCCGCGCGGGGGACGACATTGGTCGTCATCGATCCGCGCCGGACTGAGACGGCGGACGAGGCGGATCTGCACCTGGCGATCCGCCCCGGCACCGATGTCGCGCTGATGCACGGCCTGCTGGCCTGGGCGCGTGCCGCGGGCGTGGTCGACGATGCCTTCCTCGCCGCCCATGTCGCGACGCCGGCCGGTTTCTGGGACGGGTTCGAAGAGGGCAGCGATCTATGGTCGACCGCGCGCACCTGCGATGTGGCGCCGGACGACCTCCGGCGCTTCTTCGACCTGTTCGCCGCGACGCCCCGTACCGTCACGATCTTCAGCCAGGGCGTGAACCAGTCGCTCGCCGGCACCGATCAGGTCAATGCGATCCTCAACGTCCATCTCGCGACCGGCCGCATCGGCAAGCCCGGCGCGGCACCGTTCTCGATCACCGGACAGCCCAATGCGATGGGCGGACGCGAGGTCGGCGGCCTCGCCACGACGCTCGCCGCGCACATGGACTTCGCACCCGACAATGTCGCGCGCGTCGGCCGCTTCTGGGCGGCGCCCAACATGGCGACCAGACCGGGGCTGAAGGCGATCGACCTGTTCCGCGAGCTTGGCCACGGCCGGATCAAGGCATTGTGGGTGATGGCGACCAATCCGGCCGTGTCCATGCCGGATGCGGGCGGGGTGCGCGAGGCGCTGGCGCGCTGCCCGTTCGTCGTGGTCAGCGACGTGATCGCCGACACCGACACCAGCGTCCATGCGCACGTGCGCCTGCCCGCCGCCGCCTGGGGCGAGAAGGACGGCACCGTCACCAATTCCGATCGCACGATCAGCCGCCAGCGCGCCTTCCTGCCGCTGCCCGGCGACGCGAGGCCGGACTGGTGGATCGTGACGCAGGTCGCCCGGCGGATGGGGTGGAAGACCGCCTTCGCCTATGATCGGCCTGCCGAGATCTGGCGTGAACATTGCCGTCTGTCGGCCTATGAAAACGACGGGTCGCGGCTGTTCGCCTTGCCCGGGCACGCCGCGGGCGGCAATGCCGCCTATGACGCGATGCAGCCGTTCCGATGGGGCGGCACGCCGTTTGCCGACGGCCGCTTTCCAACGCCCGACGGGCGTGCGCGACTGGTGCCGGTGACGCAAAAGCCGCTTGTCGCGCCGCTGGCGGAATGGCCGATGACGCTCAACACCGGCCGCTACCGCGACCAGTGGCACAGCATGACCCGCACCGGCCTGTCGCCCAGGCTCGCCCGCCATCGCGAAGAACCGCTGGTCGAGGTGCATCCCGACGACGCCGCACGGCTTGCGCTGCAAGACGGCGGCCTCGCCCGTGTCGCGACGGCGCAGGGCGACAGCCTGTTCCGGGTCGCGGTCGTCGCGACGCAGCGCGCCGGCGAATTGTTCACGCCGATCCACTGGACCGATCGCACCGCGACCGGCGGGCGCACCGGCCTGCTGCCGCGACCGCTCGCCGATCCGATTTCCGGCCAGCCCGGTTTCAAATCGACCCCGGCGCGGATCGCCCCGGTCGCCACCGCCTGGCGCGGCTTCGTCATCGTCGCCGGCGAACTCGCCGCGCGGCCCGCCTGCCTGTGGGCGACCCGCATCGCCGTGCCGTGCGGCACTGCGTGGGACCTGGCGGGCAACGGCGATGCCGCGCGGCTCGACGCGCTGTTGCCGGCGGGCGAGCGGCTGGAGGCGATCGATGGGGCCCGTGGCACCCGGCGCATCGCCATCCTCCAGCACGGACGGCTGGCGGCCGCGCTGTTTGTCACCCGCGACGGCAAGTTGCCGCCGCGCGACTGGCTGGTCGCACAGCTGGCGGAGGCGCAGGCGGCCCCGACGCTGCTTGCCGGCCGCGCGCCGGGCAAGCAGGTCGACCGCGGCCCGATCGTCTGCGCCTGTTTCGACGTGGGGCTGGCGACGATCCTCGCCGCCATCGCCGAACGCCGGCTGACCGACGTCGCCGCGATCGGCACCGCCCTGAAGGCGGGCACCAATTGCGGCTCGTGCCGCCCCGCGCTCGCCAAGCTCTTGCAGGAAGGCTCCACCCATGCCGCATGA
- a CDS encoding glycoside hydrolase family 28 protein, with protein MPRPEFTRRTLVAAGLALPLLPARLLAAARVIDPADHGAVGDGDAIETRAIQAAIDAAARAGGGTVRLRPGVYRSGALFVASGVTLDVARGATLRGVGDIAAYPMMPTRVAGIEMPWPAALVNLYRVRDARVTGEGIIDGDGKVFWDSYWRMRRAYDPRGLRWAADYDCRRPRLIQVFDCDRVRVDGLMLTRSGFWTVHVCYSRDVTVADLTIRNNIGGRGPSTDGVDIDSSERVRVERCDISVNDDALCIKAGRDWDGLRVARPCRDVTIRDCVVRDALAGMTFGSETSGGFRNIDIAGLTIMHPVPIGIFFKSGSTRGGTIRDIRIADVVMQDVATLFQVNLNWYPNYSYAKIPAGLATVPPHYRALATPVPRDKGLPHISGVSIDNVRAVGGKIAFQAAAYPDAPLDSFTFRKLRLDVREGGEIADARNWRFEDCTIDTLDGTPPALLRSTGVTGL; from the coding sequence ATGCCGCGACCCGAATTCACCCGACGGACGCTCGTCGCGGCAGGCCTCGCCCTGCCCTTGCTGCCGGCCCGCCTCCTTGCCGCCGCGCGGGTGATCGATCCCGCTGATCATGGCGCGGTGGGCGATGGCGATGCGATCGAGACGCGCGCGATCCAGGCGGCGATCGATGCGGCGGCACGCGCCGGCGGCGGTACCGTGCGGCTGCGTCCCGGCGTCTATCGATCCGGCGCGCTGTTCGTCGCATCGGGCGTGACGCTCGACGTGGCGCGCGGCGCGACGTTGCGCGGGGTCGGCGACATCGCCGCCTACCCGATGATGCCGACCCGCGTCGCGGGGATCGAGATGCCGTGGCCGGCCGCGCTGGTGAACCTGTATCGCGTGCGCGATGCGCGGGTGACCGGCGAAGGCATCATCGACGGTGATGGCAAGGTCTTCTGGGATTCCTACTGGCGGATGCGACGGGCCTACGATCCCAGGGGATTGCGCTGGGCGGCCGACTACGACTGCCGCCGGCCGCGCCTGATCCAGGTGTTCGACTGCGATCGCGTCCGCGTCGATGGACTGATGCTGACGCGATCGGGATTCTGGACCGTCCACGTCTGCTATTCGCGCGATGTCACCGTCGCCGACCTGACGATCCGAAACAACATCGGCGGCCGCGGCCCCTCTACCGATGGCGTCGACATCGATTCCTCTGAACGGGTGCGGGTGGAACGATGCGATATTTCGGTCAACGACGATGCGCTCTGCATCAAGGCCGGGCGCGACTGGGATGGCCTGCGCGTCGCCCGCCCCTGCCGCGACGTGACGATCCGTGACTGCGTCGTGCGCGATGCACTCGCCGGCATGACCTTCGGCAGCGAAACGTCCGGCGGGTTTCGCAACATCGATATCGCCGGCCTGACGATAATGCACCCGGTGCCCATCGGCATCTTCTTCAAGTCGGGCTCGACGCGCGGTGGCACCATCCGCGATATCCGCATCGCCGACGTTGTGATGCAGGATGTCGCGACGCTGTTTCAGGTCAATCTCAACTGGTACCCCAACTACAGCTACGCCAAGATTCCCGCCGGGCTGGCGACGGTGCCGCCGCATTATCGCGCACTCGCCACGCCGGTCCCGCGCGACAAGGGCCTGCCGCACATCAGCGGGGTATCGATCGACAACGTCCGTGCGGTCGGCGGCAAGATCGCCTTTCAGGCCGCGGCCTATCCCGATGCGCCCCTGGACAGCTTCACGTTCCGCAAGCTGCGCCTTGACGTGCGCGAGGGCGGCGAGATCGCCGATGCGCGGAACTGGCGGTTCGAGGATTGCACGATCGATACGCTCGACGGGACGCCGCCCGCATTGCTGCGATCCACAGGCGTCACCGGCCTGTGA
- a CDS encoding FadR/GntR family transcriptional regulator has translation MKITKAASLADDLVGQFEAKILSGTLKPGERFPTEMTITTDFGVSRTVVREAFARLAARGLLESRRGSGAYVAEGARYQAFQVTAAELRELDDVLRLLEMRTGFEAEMASIAAQRRTEDDLAAMRACMDQMARSTDMDASVAADSAFHAAIARATGNPYYLRFTDFLGIRLVPSRRLYLRTDSPRSHAAYAKSINKDHMAIYEAIHAQNRTQAGRAARRHMEKSYERYNALKQSAADEGVIEAG, from the coding sequence ATGAAGATCACCAAGGCCGCATCGCTCGCCGATGATCTGGTGGGTCAGTTCGAGGCGAAGATCCTGTCCGGCACGCTCAAGCCCGGCGAGCGCTTCCCCACCGAGATGACGATCACGACCGACTTCGGTGTCAGCCGGACCGTGGTGCGAGAGGCGTTCGCCCGGCTGGCGGCCCGCGGCCTGCTCGAATCGCGGCGCGGATCGGGCGCCTATGTCGCGGAAGGGGCGCGCTATCAGGCGTTTCAGGTCACGGCGGCAGAGTTGCGCGAACTCGACGACGTACTCCGCCTGCTCGAGATGCGGACCGGTTTCGAGGCGGAGATGGCGTCGATCGCCGCGCAACGCCGCACCGAGGACGATCTCGCCGCGATGCGTGCCTGCATGGATCAGATGGCGCGCAGCACGGATATGGATGCGTCCGTCGCCGCCGACAGCGCGTTCCACGCCGCCATCGCGAGGGCCACGGGCAATCCCTATTACCTGCGGTTCACCGACTTTCTGGGGATCCGCCTGGTGCCGTCGCGACGCCTGTACCTGCGGACCGACAGTCCCCGTTCCCACGCCGCCTATGCGAAGTCGATCAACAAGGATCACATGGCGATCTACGAAGCCATACACGCGCAGAACCGCACGCAGGCTGGCCGCGCCGCACGGCGGCACATGGAAAAAAGCTACGAGCGATACAATGCCCTGAAGCAGAGCGCTGCCGACGAAGGGGTGATCGAGGCGGGCTGA
- the pelA gene encoding pectate lyase, which yields MSRLSWLALAITPIALSGAPASAKVIGRNTPAQSLTADRIAALPKAQQAAWTDYLRRSQRQRAADRASLPAELKPGQTPPPPPKAVGGGQYNMPLDRDAAWYAGPVARSTADTIVSFQTPAGGWSKNQNRAGPPRLPGQRYANDAETMDPDRSNFDAPEDRYWTFVGTLDNDATWTEMRFLAKVAATLPGRDGDRYRASFTKGVRYLLAAQYPNGGWPQIYPLEGGFHDGITFNDNAMAEAALLLQAIATEPAYRFVSADLRTRSAAAVKRGVDLILRAQVRTGGQLTGWPQQVDPLTLAPISARNYEPRSIASGETTDVLLFLMQQPNPGPAIKTAVTSGIAWLKARAVYDHAWERVGDEGRKFFPRPGGGALWSRNYDVATQRPIFGDKDKSIHDDVNFISVGRRNGYNWWVTVPQRALDAYVGWASRNGVAS from the coding sequence ATGTCCCGTCTGTCGTGGCTCGCATTGGCCATCACACCGATCGCGCTGTCCGGCGCACCGGCAAGCGCCAAGGTGATCGGCCGGAACACGCCGGCGCAGTCGCTGACCGCCGATCGCATCGCCGCGTTGCCGAAGGCGCAGCAGGCCGCCTGGACGGACTATCTGCGCCGGTCGCAGCGGCAGCGCGCCGCCGATCGCGCCAGCCTGCCGGCCGAGCTGAAGCCGGGCCAGACCCCGCCACCTCCACCCAAGGCGGTCGGTGGTGGTCAGTACAACATGCCGCTGGACCGCGATGCCGCCTGGTACGCCGGTCCCGTCGCGCGCAGCACCGCCGATACCATCGTCAGTTTCCAGACCCCGGCCGGCGGCTGGAGCAAGAACCAGAACCGTGCCGGTCCACCCCGTCTGCCGGGCCAGCGCTATGCCAACGATGCCGAGACGATGGATCCCGACCGGTCCAACTTCGACGCGCCGGAGGACCGCTACTGGACCTTCGTCGGCACGCTCGACAACGATGCGACGTGGACGGAAATGCGCTTCCTGGCAAAGGTGGCGGCGACCTTGCCCGGTCGCGACGGCGATCGGTATCGTGCGAGCTTCACGAAAGGCGTCCGCTATCTGCTGGCGGCGCAATATCCCAACGGCGGCTGGCCACAGATATATCCGCTGGAGGGGGGCTTCCACGACGGTATCACGTTCAACGACAATGCGATGGCGGAAGCGGCATTGCTGCTGCAGGCGATCGCCACCGAACCGGCCTACCGCTTCGTGTCCGCGGACCTGCGCACCCGGTCCGCGGCGGCGGTGAAGCGCGGCGTCGACCTGATCCTGCGTGCACAGGTGCGGACCGGCGGCCAGCTGACGGGCTGGCCGCAACAGGTGGACCCGCTGACCCTCGCGCCGATCTCTGCCCGCAACTACGAACCGCGCTCCATCGCCAGCGGCGAGACGACGGACGTGCTGTTGTTCCTGATGCAACAGCCCAACCCCGGCCCGGCGATCAAGACCGCGGTGACCAGTGGCATCGCCTGGCTGAAGGCGCGCGCGGTCTACGATCACGCCTGGGAACGGGTCGGCGACGAGGGGCGCAAATTCTTTCCCCGCCCGGGCGGCGGTGCCTTGTGGTCGCGCAACTATGACGTGGCGACACAACGGCCGATCTTCGGCGACAAGGACAAATCGATCCACGACGACGTCAACTTCATCTCGGTCGGGCGCCGCAACGGCTATAATTGGTGGGTCACCGTTCCCCAACGGGCGCTGGACGCGTATGTCGGATGGGCGAGCCGCAACGGCGTAGCGTCTTGA